The following are encoded together in the Clostridia bacterium genome:
- a CDS encoding DUF6273 domain-containing protein — MKKTLVFCLVCLLLVLAIGVTFTACKGGSSGKKKVYTITTESNAENAGTFTQFSAEVKKPGESVTLTALSNTGYSFAGWFDGEDLLSSDLNYTFEMPAKSVTYTARFERMRYKLSTQISNPDAGEYTALDKEEKLFDESVTLTATVKTGYDFVGWYDGTKRLSAELEYTFNMPAKDSTYTAKYANQIFTLNTEVNDEAGGTYTSCKDKEYAYLDQVTLAAEPSEEYIFIGWYDGESRVSADPTYTFEMPAKDLSYTAIFDKKDGWRFSTSTNDTAGGFFTKYVDILVKTGTRVELRTSPNDGYTFVGWYEGDALVSQEGEFVFTMPMREASLEARFIAYTVSTNTDLEDAGTYTKITERKKREGENVTLSARSYAGYLWNGWYDGEELLTKEKTYSFDMGRKNVTYTASFSVCSHEKSVGCFCSYCGAIAHDYSDGVCTRCGDQMIQRVNAAGEPAANGQYVLFGTYLQSKVTDASLAEEVSARAGLLPTEDDAFSWRLSENKNYYFVDVFYDGANYRAIYRNGETSVYKYEPIKWRIARNQSGIFFLISECVLDARKYDVGSNGYKDSDIREYLNSDFKNRVFTAAQLEYIESTTVDNGVASTGYASNPNACDDTEDLFFLLSYAEATNSSLGFSSNDDRKIAATDYAIKNGLNANDQGNGDWWLRSPNNEIAHRARCVDPSGAISHYDVYVLSRGILPAMRISLS; from the coding sequence ATGAAAAAAACGCTCGTATTCTGTTTGGTTTGCCTGCTGCTCGTTCTCGCGATCGGAGTTACTTTTACCGCGTGTAAGGGCGGCTCGTCGGGGAAGAAAAAAGTCTACACGATAACGACCGAAAGCAATGCGGAGAATGCGGGAACGTTTACGCAATTTTCCGCGGAAGTTAAGAAGCCGGGCGAAAGCGTGACTTTGACCGCTTTATCGAATACGGGGTATTCTTTCGCAGGTTGGTTCGACGGGGAAGACCTGCTTTCTTCGGATTTGAATTATACGTTCGAAATGCCTGCGAAAAGCGTCACCTATACGGCGAGATTCGAAAGAATGCGCTATAAACTTTCGACGCAGATCAGCAATCCCGACGCGGGAGAATACACGGCGCTCGATAAAGAAGAAAAACTCTTCGACGAGAGCGTAACGTTGACCGCGACCGTTAAAACGGGCTACGATTTCGTCGGTTGGTACGACGGGACGAAGCGACTTTCCGCCGAACTCGAATACACGTTCAATATGCCCGCGAAGGATTCGACCTATACCGCGAAATACGCGAATCAAATCTTTACCTTGAATACGGAAGTGAACGATGAGGCGGGCGGAACCTATACGAGCTGTAAGGATAAAGAGTACGCCTATTTGGATCAAGTAACGTTGGCGGCGGAGCCGAGCGAAGAATATATCTTTATCGGTTGGTATGACGGCGAGTCCCGCGTTTCCGCGGATCCGACGTACACGTTCGAGATGCCTGCGAAGGACTTGTCTTACACGGCGATATTCGATAAGAAAGACGGTTGGCGTTTCTCGACTTCTACGAACGATACGGCGGGCGGGTTCTTTACGAAGTACGTCGATATCCTCGTTAAGACCGGAACGCGAGTCGAACTCAGGACTTCGCCGAATGACGGATATACTTTCGTCGGATGGTATGAGGGCGATGCTTTGGTCTCGCAAGAGGGTGAATTCGTGTTTACGATGCCGATGCGCGAGGCGTCTTTGGAAGCGCGCTTTATCGCCTATACCGTTTCGACGAATACCGATCTCGAAGACGCGGGAACGTATACCAAGATCACCGAAAGAAAGAAAAGAGAGGGCGAAAACGTTACTTTGTCCGCGAGATCGTACGCGGGATATTTGTGGAACGGCTGGTATGACGGCGAAGAACTATTGACGAAGGAAAAGACGTATTCTTTCGATATGGGAAGAAAAAACGTCACCTATACGGCGTCTTTTTCCGTGTGTTCGCATGAAAAGTCCGTCGGGTGCTTTTGCTCCTACTGCGGCGCGATCGCGCACGATTATTCGGACGGCGTTTGCACCCGTTGCGGCGATCAAATGATCCAAAGGGTGAACGCGGCGGGCGAACCTGCTGCGAACGGGCAGTACGTGCTTTTCGGGACGTATCTTCAATCCAAAGTGACCGACGCGAGTTTGGCGGAAGAAGTATCTGCCCGCGCAGGTCTGTTGCCGACGGAGGATGACGCTTTCTCTTGGCGCTTGTCCGAGAATAAGAATTATTATTTCGTCGACGTATTTTACGACGGCGCGAATTATCGCGCGATTTATAGGAACGGCGAGACTTCGGTTTATAAGTACGAGCCGATCAAGTGGCGTATTGCGAGGAACCAAAGCGGAATCTTCTTCCTCATCAGCGAATGCGTTTTGGACGCGCGGAAGTATGACGTCGGATCCAATGGTTATAAAGATAGCGACATTCGTGAATATTTGAATTCGGATTTCAAAAACCGAGTGTTTACCGCGGCGCAACTCGAATATATCGAGTCAACGACGGTGGATAACGGCGTGGCTTCCACCGGCTACGCAAGCAATCCGAACGCTTGCGACGACACGGAAGACCTGTTTTTCCTTTTGAGTTATGCGGAAGCGACGAACTCTTCGCTCGGGTTTTCATCGAATGACGATCGCAAGATCGCCGCGACCGATTACGCGATTAAAAATGGCTTGAACGCAAACGATCAGGGGAACGGTGATTGGTGGCTTCGCTCTCCGAATAACGAAATCGCGCATCGCGCGAGATGCGTGGATCCGAGCGGAGCTATATCGCATTACGACGTTTACGTCCTGTCCCGCGGCATCCTTCCCGCGATGAGGATTTCTCTTTCGTAA
- a CDS encoding metalloregulator ArsR/SmtB family transcription factor yields MNALDERKPLILSPHDQNVVRYYLPKNEVAADLADLFSVFSDATRVRILSSLCITEMCVTDLCLMLGQNQSTVSHQLAFLRSLRFVKTRRKGKIVYYSIGNKKILSVFDAGVSFLGF; encoded by the coding sequence TCCTTTCCCCGCACGACCAGAACGTCGTCCGATACTATTTACCGAAAAACGAGGTCGCCGCCGATCTCGCCGATCTTTTTTCGGTCTTCTCCGACGCGACCCGCGTCCGTATCCTGTCTTCCCTTTGCATTACCGAAATGTGCGTGACCGATCTTTGCCTGATGCTCGGGCAAAATCAAAGCACGGTTTCCCATCAACTTGCCTTCCTTCGCTCCCTAAGATTCGTAAAGACCCGCAGAAAGGGGAAGATCGTCTATTATTCGATCGGGAATAAAAAGATTCTTTCGGTTTTCGACGCGGGCGTCTCTTTTCTCGGATTTTGA